A genomic region of Phragmites australis chromosome 2, lpPhrAust1.1, whole genome shotgun sequence contains the following coding sequences:
- the LOC133909267 gene encoding uncharacterized protein LOC133909267 encodes MSLACLVCYGMNSPSHSFRSYSVSSSEEETRCGAVVACLSWKAMATGTANGVGTSKVTPFPLMAAGKSTEGAPRLQRSHAVSRDLVRNWNFDEIVVGN; translated from the coding sequence ATGAGTCTAGCTTGTCTAGTATGCTATGGCATGAACAGCCCCTCACACTCCTTCAGAAGCTATTCGGTCTCAAGCTCAGAGGAGGAAACCAGGTGTGGAGCTGTGGTTGCCTGCCTATCTTGGAAAGCAATGGCTACTGGAACTGCTAATGGTGTTGGGACATCAAAGGTGACCCCTTTTCCCCTAATGGCTGCTGGTAAGAGCACCGAGGGTGCTCCTCGCCTTCAAAGGAGCCATGCTGTTTCGAGGGACCTCGTCAGAAACTGGAACTTCGATGAGATTGTTGTTGGAAACTAG